The sequence AAAAGTAACAGCCTGCAAGCAAGACCAAGGGACCTTCTTCGCACTGGGATGACCGAGACTCAAGCAAGACGCCACATCACCGGAACGAACCAACTGACCCAATTTGAACTCTCCGGATGATCCTTGCTCTGGTACAGAGAACCTGCACCAGACTACTTTGCGCTTCAAGATAAACTCCGCCTTGGAGAGAGGAGTAGAAACCCGAAGCGGAACTGATAGCTTCGACCACGAGCCAAAGTAAACCACGGCCGGCTAAGTGAAGCCGACAAGACAAAGGAAGAGCAGCCACAGGAAGGAAAAGAGTACAGCCACAGACGACAGGACTCGGAACTTCAAACCCTAGCTGCACACGCCAAGACCACACAGCCACTACACCACTACGCACGCGCCGGCCAGAACCTAGACCGCCTTCCCTGAACGAGAATCACTCTTTTGACCAACGGCAAGACCCCAAGCCGCAGTGAAAGGAGGCCTCTTAACACCACTCCACGACGAAGGACAATCTTCGAATAATACAATGAGAAACAGGAGGAGAGAGCCCGACAAAACTCCACGCGCCTCCAACCCGAAAGCTTCCGGAGAGATCTACAAATTAAAACCGAGAACCCTCCGAAGCCAAACCCAAAAAATCCGACTCCGCCTCCCCACGCCGTCACCGCCTCACCAGAACTACAGAGCGAAGACAGCCAGCCACGGATCCAAACCTCCCCGGAGTAGATCTAGAAACCCCGTGGCGGAGCTCCTTCCACAGCACTAAGTATCTCGACGGATGAGAGGGAAAGGGCAAAACGGAGCAAACAGCaaagagggagaggagaggagtaaGCCTCCGACGACCACGCGCCCGAAGGACGGCCGCCGGAGCAGATCGGAGCAGCTTGGAGAAAAGAAAGGTTGTGGCTTTTTTgttttaagagagagagagagttgtacATGTTGGTATTATGCTTACACCGAACGACTCCAAAACACagaggccctgttcgtttgtacatctagaagatgcatccagatggtccatctagatgtTTTATCCAAGATGTTTCATCTGGCtgttgttcgtttcttcatttcgtccattcatctggatgcaactatgttcgttttTTTAACTTGCATCTGCATccaggtggacttgttaatagaatgactaaaatatattttttatgtttcagaggaaaaatagcatttttactgttttggcggaaaatacgttttACGAGTTTAGcagaaaatacgtttttgcggttttggtgggaaaagtacattttgcggttttggcggaaaatgagtttttgacaaaaaaatgcgTTTTGCGGGTTTGacaggattttttttttttgcggttttggcggaaaaatgtgttttccggtttttggcgggaaaatgggGTTTTCCAGTTTTcgcggaaaaatgcatttttccagTTTTcgcggaaaaatgtgttttccgattttggcgggaaaaagtgtattccggttttggcggaaaaataggtttttacagttttggcggaaaaatgcgtttttccagtttcggcggaaaaatgcgtttttccggtttcggcagaaaatgcattttccggTTTTTGCAGGAAAATTGCATTTTTCCGATTTTCGCGCAAAAATacgttttccagttttggcgggaaaatgtgttttccggtttcggcggaaaaatgtgttttccggtttcggcggaaaaatgtgttttccggtttcggcggaaaaatgtgttttccggttttggcggaaaatggaTTTTCCagctttggcgggaaaatacactTTTCCGGTTTTGACGGCAAAATGCGTTTTTCAGGTTTCGggggaaaatgcattttccggTTTTCGTGGGAAAATGTgatttccggttttggcgggaaaatacgtttgttatggttttggcggtaaaatgtgttttccggttttggcgggaaaagcgtttttccggtttcagcggaaaaatgcgttttctgGTGTTCGCGgaaaaattgtgtgttttctcGTTTTCACGGGAAAATTGCGTTTTTCTAGTTTCGGCGggaaatgcttttttttttgctgttttggccggaaaatgctTTGGGGGGGGGGAGTTTGGCGGGAATATGcatttttgggttttggcgggaaaatgcattatttcggttttggtgggaaaatatgtgttttccggttttggctgAAAAGTGTGGTTTTACTGGTTTGACCgaaaattgtgtgttttatGGAAATATGCATTTTACGTTTTGTGAGGAAAAAcgcattttgcggttttggcggaaaagtgtgtttttcagtttttgcgggaaaatttatttttcggttatggcagaaaaatatatttgcaaaaaaatagaatttacggtttgaaaataacattttgattttaaaatgtcatttttgtcatttatcattttggactgaactagatgcatctgcatctgcatccagatgcaccatcaagactcaccttcatttgagtgagaatttgagatgagtttttaaaaattcagctggATGATCCATCTagatgtagcattataatgcacaaaacgaacatcgatttgcatctttacccagatggatcacctgggTAAGCAAACGAACCGCACCAGAATAACACCAAACGACTccaaaaaactctaaaacataTGCTTTGATTGgataaaagatttaaaacatagattatAAACTAGCAAAAACACCGTTAAATCATTTACTGAGAGGTTCATGTATGTGGTGGTGTCAATCGAGGAATCAAAGGATGTTGATGCGATCTCCATCAATGAGTTGCAGAGCACACTGGCAGTTCATTACCAGATGTTCAAAAAGGTGGACCGAGGAGAACAAGTCTTAAAGGTAACACACATAGAAGAGTATAGAAACAGATTAAGGCGGCCATGATGGAGAGGAAGGGGAAGAGGCCGAAACTTCCTTAGACAAGAAAATGTAAAGTGCTACAAATGTCACCGGCTCAGTCACTTCCAAAACGATTTTCCAAAGTGGGAAGAAGAAGCAAATTATGCTAGCTTCGATGAACATGAAGACATGTTGTTAATGGCATAAATGAAGATGATGGGGTTAAGAGGAAATCGACATCGACttgaaagaaaacaaagagatgaTGTTGATGTCAAAAACTAAGAATAAAGAGGAAGCGAGAAAGAAGACGTGGTTCTTGGATTCAGGATGCTCCAACAATATGACAGGTTACAAAAATGTGTTCTTAACTCTTGATCTTGCCTTCAAGCATTCTGTCAAGCTCATGAACAATAAAAGTATGTACGTTACTGGAAAAAGAAACATCAAACTGAAGTTGAATGACACTGCATACATGATTAATGATGTGTACTATGTGCCAGAACTAAGCCTCGACAACTTCAAGAGAAGAAGCTATACATCATCATATCATTTAAGAAGGTAGTTGCAAGATCAATCACAATGACAAAGGTCTGATTCCAGAAATAATTCAATTATCCAATGATTTAGATTATCCGGGTTGTTAATTCAAATCTAGCATTAAAAAAGTTAATGTTTTGATCTAGGTTCAAGTTGTTCTTAGTTCAACATCGATCACGACTTGATTAATAGATTGAATCGATCTAGATCCTAAACAAGTGAAACAAGAATCAACAGGAGCACACACGAGATTTGTTTACCCAGTCTTCATTTTCTAATGACTGGCGTGAGAACCAAACTCTCATGCTCTTCACTGTTTGATCGATGTGATACAATAGTGTTGATACCAAAACCTGATATTGTTTGTTCTTTGTTCATCTATTACAAGCGTTTGCACAAGATCGTTACTGGAGAAGACTATCACAGCGACTACGACGAAGACGATTCTCTTTCAGCCTCTGAGCCTTCAAAGAgctttgaaaagaaaattactgGATCTGTCTATCTTGATCGCGTCTTTCTCCTCCTACTGTAATCTCTTCTCTCACTCTGTATCTCGTACGATCTGTTTTTCTCTAGCTCTCCTCTGTTTGGAGGAAGACCATTACCTTTGTAACCGAACGTGGAACCCTCTTTGTAATGACTCAGCTAGCTAGCCCAATAAGAACAAATGAGCCGGAGAATAAAAGGGCCCACAATTTAAAGTCAACAAAGGTCTTTAAATAAGCAATCAAACGAGGAAACTAATTTCGCGCTCTCTCCTGATCTCACTATCTCGTTTCAAACTTGCTGTTtctcaaactctctctctctctctctctctttctttctttcatctCCAAGAACGCCATTTCAGATCGAATCTGTCTTCTTCGCTATCCTGGCGAGAAACAtggatcctttcaatccatacGTAAGATATGATCGATCCAAGAATCTTCATGAACCCTTTCCGTTGATTGATCGATTGATTACATCAAAtatgtttcttctttcttttctcagcGTGCGGTTGGTAACAAAGTCAGGGAATGCATTGACAAGTACCTGATGAGTAAGGAAGAAACTGAGAGATATCTAGAGGATCAGCAAGGAATCACACGTCAAGATACCAACATGGGTACGTTAATTAAACTTCAATGCTTCACCTTTCAGGGCTTCATGAGTAATTCGAATCTTTATTTTGTGTAGCTTGGATTATTCTTGAACGAATGCATCCAGATTTATTCACATCATACTATGCAAGAATCCATGAGCGCAATGCGAGGACCCGTGAGCGCGTTTCATCAAGTACGCAAATAGCGTTTCTTGTCACacaagtttctttctttttgataaagaaaatcatttctttttgttttatttttttttgtttaaatctcCTGTGATTGTTGCGTAGCTTCGCCACGAGAGAGAGCTTCAGCTATACTGGGAGGGCAAGCGCAACAACGTCTATCTCCTGCTCGCCGCTGTAAATAGACTTGTCCTTGTTCTTTGAGTTTCTGATCACTTGAAGAATATGTTCATTGTCTTTGCTTGTGTTGTCAGCATTGTTGCCTGATTTAAATGTTCCTGATGCATCACCACAAGAAGCTAATGCTGTTTATCCTACAAGTCAAGCGGGAACTTCCATAGCTTCTAATGCTTTGGGCCATATTATAAAACTACTGTCTGATGGTCATGGACTTGGTCCACATCCTTCTGCTACGGGATCCTTGAAGAGAAAACAAGTTGGTTGTGAGAATGAAGAGAGAGGCgaaaatgaagaaggagagaaacTGAAAGAGAATGAGAGAGATGGCAATAATGAAGAGGCAGAGAAGCAGGTCATGGAGAAAAAGGAATGTAACGATGAAGAAGCAGAGAAGccaaaggagaaagaggaagGTAGCGATGAAAAACTGCAGAAGAATGAGGAAGGTGACAATGAAGAACTGCAGAAGAAAAACGAAGGTGACAATGAAGAATTGCAAGAAGCTGCATGATCAGAATCTAGAAAGGTCACAAACGCATGGACAGTTCTTATATTAGCGTGGTTTTTTGATTTACAGAATATATTGCAGAGGACACAAACCTGTTAGTatgatttctttctttcttattgTCATCATAGACACTACAGTTAGCTATTGCCAGAATATATTGTAGAGACATGCTGGTATGATGCTTAAACATTGGGGATAAGAAATGTTATCTGTTTCTTGTTGGTTTTGTTGAGGCTTTGTCTTGTTGGTCTTAGATCCACATCTATGTTTCATTCAatccatttatttatttttctttgtggcaaaatacaacaaataaaacaaagccCAAGTGTCGCTTAAGAAGTGCAGAAATCCAAAAAGGTTTAGGGACTTGTTGAGCTTATTCCATTTCTCAGACGTCTTCcggattgttgttgttgctgttgtaTCTACATAGCCTCCaaagctttgaacttataaCTTAATGCtcaaatgatcaacaaaatGTCAATAATATAACCAAAACCATTTTCCGTATCTCATATATTCAGCTGCAGAGTAAGGAACTAAGCTGGAATCTGTAGAAGCCTCCCCTAGTAAACATATCATTTCAGATCATAATCAGTCGAAGTGGCTAAATTACATTAGCCTTTAAGAAGATTGTTGATGACGCTGGTTGGAGTCCATGAATGTTAGGAGATCATAACCTATAAGAAGACTTTTGACTTGAATGCTCAAAGTTAGGTAATTCGTCGAGGAGAGTTTGGTTACTCCGGCCATGtttattggagagaagatctcacATCGGATATATGAAAgggacttgagtaatatataagggacttgagctaatccactaattgccaattggttttaagttggaagtccaaaaaacttattatggtatcagagccggcCTAATACCCTGACCCATTAATCCGGCCCGGACAGTGACCCGATCATCCCATTAGCTGATGGTCCATAGAAGGACCAGTTCCGCCAAGAtcgctagaaaataaaaaagcatGATTTCGGAGGGGGTATGATGGATTCTGCGAGATTAATGGTTATACGCACCATTATCTCGAGGGAGggtattggagagaagatctcacATCGGATATATGAAAgggacttgagtaatatataagggacttgagccaatccactaattaccaattggttttaagttggaagcccaaaAAACTTATCATGAGCCAATCATGTTCACCACAGCATCTTGGGATTGATGGTGATATCAGTTGTTTGTTTGCCATCGCAAAGAGAAATAGAAACCttaagtttgaaaaaaaaatggttacCATAGTCTTAGGGCATAGGGCAATCATACCTTATAAAAAGGGAATTAGATggtaactattttttatatggTGTGAGTGCCCTAATGCCCTAAGACTGTGGTAACCAGTTTTTATCTTAACCAAAAAATGATAATGTATTTCTTTTATCTTAACCAAGTACGTTACAAGgctttatatacataataacaGAAGAATTTAGAGAGGAGATATTCTAGGAATATATTGTAGAGATAACAACAAGAAACATATGTACCTTAAGATATGTGATATCTATAAACTTAGATAACTtctatctttttctcttctccaaGAACGCCAATATAGATATCTTAGAGAGATTTCCAGACCTGTGAAAGTTTCAGAAAATGGCAGGTCTTCCTTTTCCTGGCGGTTCTAAAACCGAGAAAATCCATGCACAAGTAAGATTTGATTTCTTAGGGTTCAAGAATCCTTTCCCACTATTGACTACAATaaatctctttattctctcttttctctGTTTCAGTTTTATGACATAGTTGAGGAATGCATTGAAGACAACATGAGCAAGGATGAAACTGTGAGACATCTATGGGATAAATATCTAATCCCACATGAATATACCAACAGAGGTAAACAACTCCTTCTCACCGAACCATTAATGGCCCGAGGAAAAATCTTTAATAATTCAAATCTTTATATACACTTTTCTAGTTTGGAATCATCTTGAAAGGACGAATCCAGATAGCATACTATGCAATGATCCGTTTGCGCAATGCACAACGTACGCAAATAGAACACACATATCTTTTCTTGTCAAACAAGTTTCAACTTTCTCCTCTGTGCTTTGCTGAATCTCAAaccttgtgttttttttacatTGATTGTCTTTGCTCCATCACAAGTGCCCAAGAATCTGCTGCTTATGCTAATGTTCTAGAGAACCAAAGCCTTCAAGCCTCTCAGCAGCCAGCTTATCCGAGTAATTAAACTACTATTCTAAACTTTCCTCTCTGTTTCTTCATTGTACCTTTCCTGAAGCTTAAacattgtgtgtttgtttctctttgcaGACGACTTTTGGCAGCGGTTTATGAATACCTTGGGCCAGATTCAGAGTAATACACAGCATTTGGATACTTTGGGTCACATTCAGAGTAATACAGAGCAGGTCGTCAAACTACTGACCGATGGACATGTATTTGGACCACATCCTTCGGCTGCGGAATCCTCCAAGAGGCAGCGAGCTGAAGAGGCAGAAGAGAGATGTAACAGTGAAGCAGCAGCGAAGCTGCATGAGAACGAGgaaggtgatgaagaagaacCAGAGAAACTGCACGAGAAAGAGAGGCCACAatgaagaaagagagaagcTGCAACTTCCACAATAAACTCATGGACAGTCTCGACATCCAtgattgagagagagagttgcgaatttttttattgtcaacTTATACACTACTACTAGCTACGCTGTTATAGAAACATTGAGGAgaaatttatcttttttctgGTTAGACACAATTGTTTGTGATGCGTATTCCTATAACAATAAAACCAAAAGAGAAGTgcagaaataaaaaaagaatgatgTAATGAGAAGAAAGCATAAGGCTGAGGAACTTGTTCAGCTAGGACTTCCATTTCCCAGGATTTTCTTCCAGATTTCTGTAATGCTCCGACCGCCCAAAGCTAATGGGCTATCCAAGCCCGTTCACTCGGCCTTTGAGCCCCATTCCGTTCCAACGGTCAGTGTATTAATTTTCCAAAGGCCAAAAGTCTTGTTTACtaaccctgcaatcaccacatgatCTTTCCCCGTGCTTTGGTCTCACTCACatgctatcgcgaatcacttcccaatAGTTCAGCCATCCTTTCATTACTCCAACCTAAACACGCTTTACTAtagagttctaaacggatgtgtgacaGAAAAGgcaagtcaactttggtgacatagatagccaaatcaattctcttaggCCTTTCCACATATACCAAAAATCGGGATGTTGCAATTCACCTCCACTCACAAACCGCAAAGTCCCTGTTGCGCACCATGACATGTCCTAAGACGCCTCTTGGGTCAGAACCGAGATGACTAACCAGCTCTGACACCACTTCTAACACCCCGACTGTCCACGGATAATGGGCCACCCATGCCTGCTATCTCGGCCCGTAAGCCCAATCCCACTCCAAcagtcggtccgttaattttttcAAGGCCCGAAAGTCTTGTTTACCTACAATCACCACCTGACCTTTCCCCGTAGTTTGGCATCACTCgcacggtatcgcgaatcacttccccaTAGATCACTCATCATTTCACTAATCCAGCCCAATAACACTAAACTCtagagttctaaacggatgtgtgacggaaaaggTATGTAAACTTTGATAACATAGGTAACCAAATccattctcttaagcctttacatatatcacaactcgggatgttacaatttaTAAAGCCTGACCGgccacggctaatgggccaccaATGACTGCTCTCTCGATCCGTGGGCCTCATCTCATTCCAAcagtcggtccgttaatttttccaAGGTCCAAAAATTCTTATTTACCAgtcctgcaatcaccacccgacctttcccccgtgctttggcctcactcgcatgGTATCGCGTATAACTTCCCGATAGATAACTCATCCTTTCACTACTGCATCCCAAGTATGCTTAACTCTGAAGTTttaaacggatgtgtgacgaAAAATCTAAGTCAACTTTGATGATATAAGTATTCAAATCAATTATCTTAAgcctttccatatatcacaactcaagatgttacaattcaccccctctcaaagaacgcaacgtcctcgttgcgtCCCCCGACAGGTCTCAAAACACCTCTCGGGTCAGAACCGAGATGGCTaacaagctctgataccactaaCGCTTcgaccgcccacggctaatAGGCCACCCACCCCGCTTACTCGGCCTGTGGTCCCTATCCCGTTCTAACGGTTGGTGTGTTAATTTTTCAAAGCCCGAAAATCTTGTTTACTAACCCTGCAATCACCCATGATCTTTccccgtgctttggcctcatTCTTAcactatcgcgaatcactttttgataggtcacccatccgtTTACTACTTcagcccaagcacgcttaactctagaGTTCTTAACAGATGTATGACGGAAaaagtaagtcaactttggtgacatagatagccaaatcaattctttaAATCTTTCCACATGTACCAAAAATCGAGATGttacatttttgttgttgttatcgACAGAGCCTCCAGGGGTAGCACCGTGTGAGACAACCATTTCTTCATCGTTAAATATTTCCTCCTATCATTTTTTTCGTTAGTAACAATGGTCCTTCTGTTAACAAAGTCTTTTATTATATTCTTGTGTTTAGTAAATAACTAAGTGTTCTGTCTGCGCATGCagacataaatattttaaaattacttattaaTACATGCATTACTAATTAAAAGACTAATGATTAATTATTACAATTCTTATGTattatagttttcaaaaaaaatatttttgtacatATACTCACTATATagaaataaatcttaaaatccCTCAATATTCtcttttcaattatataaaattaagaattttacttattaatatttatttatgtgttttgtgTCTTCAAATTTTCTAACTTTTTATGAAAAGGTTTTTTAGATAACAACAAAATAGCTCTTAATATTAAAAGTGGTACAtaacatcattttattttctaactcaTTAGCTCTTAATATTAAAAGAggtacataaataataaaagaaaattgtatCCTATAgctatcaaaaaaattataattcatttgATAGCTAAAAAACCTTAACTTTCATCTACAATACatgtattttatgtaataatgctATGTTACCCCTCAATTCGACCTATGTAACCTGCTGAGaattatacattaaaataaatattaaataaatcatttaataaattatggttGCCATTGATGCACATCTCTCTctcagtttttcttcttctttctcttcttatcAAATCTATGTTTCTTCTTCATATAT is a genomic window of Brassica napus cultivar Da-Ae chromosome A2, Da-Ae, whole genome shotgun sequence containing:
- the LOC111202960 gene encoding YTH domain-containing protein 1, with translation MDPFNPYRAVGNKVRECIDKYLMSKEETERYLEDQQGITRQDTNMAWIILERMHPDLFTSYYARIHERNARTRERVSSTSPRERASAILGGQAQQRLSPARRSLLPDLNVPDASPQEANAVYPTSQAGTSIASNALGHIIKLLSDGHGLGPHPSATGSLKRKQVGCENEERGENEEGEKLKENERDGNNEEAEKQVMEKKECNDEEAEKPKEKEEGSDEKLQKNEEGDNEELQKKNEGDNEELQEAA
- the LOC111206830 gene encoding uncharacterized protein LOC111206830, whose amino-acid sequence is MAGLPFPGGSKTEKIHAQFYDIVEECIEDNMSKDETVRHLWDKYLIPHEYTNRVWNHLERTNPDSILCNDPFAQCTTAQESAAYANVLENQSLQASQQPAYPNDFWQRFMNTLGQIQSNTQHLDTLGHIQSNTEQVVKLLTDGHVFGPHPSAAESSKRQRAEEAEERCNSEAAAKLHENEEGDEEEPEKLHEKERPQ